The Sphingomonas donggukensis genomic interval GGCGATGGCCGCACTCGTCGCCGCGGGCCTGGTCGAGCGCCGCCGCAAGGCCGGCAGTTTCGTCGCCCACCCCCGCCTCGAACAGGCCGCACTCGCCGTCCCCGACATCGCCCGCATCGTCGCCGACCGCGGCGAGGATTATGCCTGGCGCCTCACTCGTCGCGAACTGCACGGCGATACGCTGCATCTCGAGGGCGTCCACCTCGCCGGCGGCGATCCCTTCGCGGTCGAACGCCGCACCATCGCGCTCGCCGCCGTCCCCGCCGCTGCCGACGAAGGGTTCGAACGCGACTCCCCCGGATCGTGGCTGCTCGCGCATGTGCCGTGGAGCGAGGCCAGCCACCGCATCGACGCCGTCCCCGCCACCGCCACCGACGCCCGCGCGCTCGGCATCCCGCGCGGCACCGCCTGCCTGCGCATCGCCCGCGAGACATGGGCGGGCGGCCAGCCGATCACGCAGGTGACGCAGATTTTTCCCGGTGACCGCTATGCGCTGGTGGCGCGGTTCGGCCCATCAAAGATCGGGTAGCGCCTGATCGGCGACACCCCACCCGGCCAGCTCCCTGCCCGCCGCGCGCTCAAACAGAACCGCGACGTCCGCCACCGTGTACGGATGCGCCGTCTCCAGCGTATCCAGTTCCTCCCAAGTGATCGGCACCGCCACCGTCGCCGCTTCCCGCGCGCGCACCGAATAGGGCAGCACCGCGGTCGATCCACGCTGGTTGCGCAGCCAGTCGAGGAAGATGCGCCCCTTGCGCTCGCTCTTGCGCATGTTGGCGGTGAAGCGATCGGGATGCGCCTGCGCCACCGCGCGTGAGAAGCGGTCGGCGAAGTCCTTCACCGCCACCCAGTCGCGCGATTGATCGAGCGGCACGACGACGTGAACGCCCTTGCCCCCAGACGCCATCGCGAAGCTGACGAGCCCCAGCTCGCCGAGCAAGTCCTTCAACTGCACCGCCGCCTTGCGCACCGCGTCGAACCCCAGCCCCTCGTCGGGATCGAGGTCGAACACCATGCGGTCGGGATGCTCAACATCGTCGGCCGGCGCACCCCAGCCGTGGAATTCGATCGTCCCCATCTGCACGCACGTCACGATCGCCTCGCCGCTGTCGACGACCAGATAATCCTCGCTCCCGCCGTCCTTTTCGCGGATCGCGACCGACCCCACCTTGCCGCCGAAATTGCCGCCGTCGTGCTTCTG includes:
- a CDS encoding UTRA domain-containing protein, with product MTPSRRIVADYSARIRAGDWRPGHRLPNEQAIAADYGCARATAGKAMAALVAAGLVERRRKAGSFVAHPRLEQAALAVPDIARIVADRGEDYAWRLTRRELHGDTLHLEGVHLAGGDPFAVERRTIALAAVPAAADEGFERDSPGSWLLAHVPWSEASHRIDAVPATATDARALGIPRGTACLRIARETWAGGQPITQVTQIFPGDRYALVARFGPSKIG